The following proteins are co-located in the Colletotrichum lupini chromosome 4, complete sequence genome:
- a CDS encoding aminopeptidase I zinc metalloprotease — translation MNRFLITNSNATVQATHPLHASPAMTKQTPDYLRSRVSSLSLRLQAMEHAEALSRSQSPAPSMSASTTTTLAPGPASKHFLLADMNGRPASQNPVCESCWNTLRYSEVRQTVRAANPAACKLCAVAASKPEAYTQPFVDFLSENPTIFHAVSYFKDKLAAAGFTELPARESWASKVQPGGKYWTTRNGSALIAFSVGESYKPGNGVAMIAGHIDALTAKLKPVSSKPTRAGYHQLGVAPYAGALNQTWWDRDLSIGGRVIVRDPEANKTSTKLVRLDWPIARIPTLAPHFGVGMMGQNNPETQAVPIIGLDSSDPDAASATPVEPLGPKGAFVNTQPPKLVKLVSKELGLASPTEIVNWELELYDSQPAQTGGLDREFIFGGRIDDKVCSWAALTGLLAADSDPKDGIIKLVALFDDEEIGSLLRQGARGNFLPLTIERAVEALSEHADVAFGSNVIGQTFASSFLLSADVTHAGNPNFLGLYLDEHIPKLNVGIAICGDSNGHMTTDAVSTAILQRVGELSGSATQTFQIRNDTRSGGTVGPMLSSAMGVRAADAGLPQLSMHSIRATTGALDPGLGVKFFKGFLDLFEKVDAEWQ, via the coding sequence ATGAACCGCTTCCTTATCACCAACTCAAACGCCACCGTTCAAGCAACACATCCTCTCCACGCTTCGCCCGCCATGACCAAGCAGACCCCCGACTACCTTCGCTCCCGCGTCTCTTCCCTCTCTCTCCGCCTCCAAGCAATGGAGCACGCCGAAGCTCTCTCGCGCTCTCAATCTCCCGCGCCCTCCATGTCCGCCTCCACTACCACCACCCTCGCCCCCGGCCCGGCTTCGAAGCACTTCCTCCTCGCCGACATGAACGGTCGCCCAGCCTCCCAGAACCCCGTCTGCGAGTCCTGCTGGAACACCCTCCGCTACAGCGAGGTCCGCCAAACCGTTCGCGCCGCCAACCCGGCCGCCTGCAAGCTCTGCGCCGTTGCCGCCAGTAAACCAGAGGCCTATACCCAGCCCTTTGTCGACTTCCTGTCCGAGAACCCCACAATCTTCCACGCCGTCTCCTACTTCAAGGACAAGCTCGCTGCTGCAGGATTTACTGAGCTTCCCGCCCGCGAAAGCTGGGCCTCCAAGGTCCAGCCCGGAGGCAAATACTGGACCACCCGCAATGGTTCTGCCCTTATCGCCTTCTCCGTCGGCGAGTCCTACAAGCCCGGCAACGGCGTCGCCATGATCGCCGGCCACATTGACGCCCTCACCGCCAAGCTCAAGCCTGTCAGCTCCAAGCCCACCCGTGCCGGGTATCACCAGCTCGGCGTCGCCCCTTACGCCGGCGCTCTCAACCAGACCTGGTGGGACCGCGACCTCTCCATCGGTGGCCGTGTTATCGTCCGCGATCCCGAGGCCAACAAGACGTCTACCAAGCTCGTCCGCCTCGACTGGCCCATCGCCCGCATCCCCACCCTCGCACCCCACTTCGGCGTCGGCATGATGGGCCAAAACAACCCGGAGACCCAGGCCGTCCCCATCATCGGCCTCGACTCTTCCGACCCGGACGCTGCCTCCGCCACCCCCGTCGAACCCCTCGGCCCCAAGGGCGCCTTCGTCAACACCCAGCCCCCCAAGCTCGTCAAGCTCGTCTCCAAGGAGCTTGGCCTCGCCTCCCCTACCGAAATCGTAAACTGGGAACTCGAGCTCTACGACTCCCAGCCCGCGCAGACGGGTGGCCTCGATCGCGAATTTATCTTTGGCGGCCGCATCGACGACAAGGTTTGCTCCTGGGCCGCCCTCACCGGTCTCCTCGCGGCCGACTCGGACCCTAAGGATGGCATAATCAAGCTCGTGGCTCTCTTTGACGACGAGGAAATCGGATCCCTCCTCCGCCAGGGCGCCCGAGGCAACTTCCTCCCTCTCACAATCGAGCGCGCTGTTGAGGCCCTGAGCGAACACGCCGACGTTGCTTTTGGATCAAATGTTATCGGCCAGACCTTTGCCTCCTCCTTCCTCTTGTCCGCGGACGTGACCCACGCAGGAAACCCCAACTTCCTGGGCCTGTACCTGGACGAGCACATCCCCAAGCTCAACGTTGGTATCGCCATCTGCGGCGACAGCAACGGCCACATGACCACCGACGCCGTCTCCACGGCCATCCTCCAGCGTGTTGGCGAGCTGAGCGGGTCCGCGACGCAGACGTTCCAGATCCGCAACGATACCCGCAGCGGCGGCACTGTTGGACCCATGCTCAGCTCCGCCATGGGTGTAAGGGCTGCCGATGCGGGATTGCCGCAGTTGAGTATGCACTCCATCCGCGCCACGACCGGTGCGTTGGACCCTGGTTTGGGCGTCAAGTTCTTCAAGGGGTTCTTGGATCTCTTTGAAAAGGTTGATGCGGAGTGGCAGTAG
- a CDS encoding EXS family protein, translating into MKFAKELEQDLVPEWRIKYLNYKAGKKYVKAVSRAINRANGSPQNNASKSENRIAANFFHSHSPFNTQKHGHSRGGNPDERTSLRHSPAPVGSARQKPATPARAIPVSTSHERQGLNNGSTDLQYGSFVHTPPNHDTGAPLDRKATFELPGPAMRVPSHQSDASPQPASAQDDQPTRQALQRSASMIADAPRSSGPPPTEHENTPSSLRLPHSATIGSAYNASPRGGLRRLFSNASPLNRSGTNPEYGLQGLAIDLVRQKEKEFFDFLDSELEKVEAFYKLKEDQAGERLSLLKDQLHEMRNRRTQELHVQKQQAEIDFLNGGHGVSDGPQKGPLGWIDPVKSKIFRPGPNSKALSKMAQTPVMRPKGGDAGRDYIRRPHEHDVPYRTAKRKLKLALQEFYRGLELLKSYALLNRTAFRKLNKKYDKAVNARPQYRYMNEKVSKSWFVNSDAVDGHIKAVEDLYARYFERGNHKLAAGKLRSLSRRPGDESGSAFRCGILLGTGLVFAIQGAVFGGQLLFDKDPEVRSRTSYLLQIYGGYFLMLLLFCMFCLNCAIWTRNKINYPFIFEFDTRHNLDWRQLAEFPSLFTFIFGVFIWLNFSEYGTNEVYEYYPVVLIAISVLIIFLPAPIFMARSRRWFAYAHWRLLLAGLYPVEFRDFFLGDIYCSLTYAMCNVELFFCIYANAWENPAQCNSSHSRLLGFLGALPPIWRFLQCLRRYKDTRNIFPHLVNGGKYTMSIMAAVSLSMYRINNTHGHLAMFITFSSINAIYTSIWDLFMDFSLLQPQSRHWLLRDITALKKRWPYYFIMVIDPILRFAWIFYAIFTHDTQHSTIVSFLVAMAEVSRRGMWTLFRVENEHCANVAQYKASRDVPLPYRIEPLVAPRSSIESDAGKDGKVPEETTSEAAVAPAASTGGGATTTSATTTARPAASSDPRAEESGTLRQRVMSGIAPIQRSFSKIIAEAHRQDFEKRRKPVDAETEQLEEAGGMASDDDDEGSASDDDEEGIRSGGSEADSMEIRQVNSLVRDRGGRSIHHN; encoded by the exons ATGAAGTTCGCAAAGGAGCTCGAGCAGGACCTCGTACCAG AATGGCGCATCAAGTACCTCAACTACAAGGCCGGCAAGAAGTACGTCAAGGCCGTCTCCCGCGCCATCAATCGCGCCAACGGCAGCCCCCAAAACAATGCCAGCAAGAGTGAAAACCGCATCGCCGCCAACTTCTTCCACAGCCATTCGCCATTCAATACTCAGAAACATGGACACTCGAGGGGCGGAAATCCCGACGAGCGGACGTCGCTCCGCCACAGCCCGGCTCCAGTTGGCTCAGCACGGCAAAAGCCCGCAACACCAGCACGAGCGATTCCCGTTTCCACCAGCCACGAACGTCAGGGGTTAAACAACGGTTCGACCGATTTACAATACGGGAGCTTTGTCCATACGCCTCCGAATCATGACACTGGAGCCCCCTTGGACCGCAAGGCGACTTTTGAGCTGCCCGGGCCGGCAATGCGCGTGCCGTCGCACCAGAGTGATGCCAGCCCGCAGCCCGCTTCTGCCCAGGACGACCAGCCCACCCGCCAGGCTTTGCAGAGAAGCGCCTCCATGATTGCCGATGCCCCTCGCTCTTCTGGCCCGCCCCCGACCGAACACGAGAACACGCCTTCATCGCTACGGCTCCCCCACTCTGCGACAATTGGATCTGCATATAATGCGTCGCCGAGGGGTGGTCTCAGGCGCCTGTTCTCGAACGCGTCACCTCTGAACCGATCAGGAACGAACCCAGAGTACGGGCTTCAAGGGCTGGCTATCGACCTAGTCCggcagaaggagaaggaattCTTTGACTTTTTGGACTCTGAGCTGGAAAAGGTGGAGGCATTCTACAAGTTGAAGGAGGACCAGGCCGGAGAACGGCTGAGTCTGCTCAAGGACCAACTGCACGAGATGAGAAACCGGCGGACCCAAGAGCTGCATGTCCAGAAGCAACAGGCAGAGATCGACTTCCTAAACGGCGGACACGGCGTCTCGGACGGTCCCCAAAAGGGCCCCCTCGGCTGGATCGATCCTGTAAAGTCCAAGATCTTCCGCCCGGGGCCAAACTCCAAAGCACTATCGAAAATGGCCCAGACCCCAGTCATGCGCCCGAAAGGCGGCGACGCAGGACGGGACTACATCCGACGACCCCACGAACATGACGTCCCGTACCGAACCGCCAAACGCAAGCTCAAGCTCGCTCTGCAGGAATTCTACCGCGGGCTCGAACTGCTCAAGTCCTATGCTCTCCTGAATCGGACTGCGTTCCGCAAACTGAACAAAAAGTACGACAAGGCTGTCAACGCCCGGCCCCAGTACCGCTACATGAACGAAAAAGTCAGCAAGTCTTGGTTCGTCAACAGTGACGCTGTGGACGGCCATATTAAGGCGGTGGAAGACCTGTATGCTCGGTACTTTGAGCGTGGCAACCACAAACTCGCGGCCGGCAAGTTGCGAAGTCTGAGCCGCAGACCGGGAGACGAATCTGGGAGTGCATTCCGCTGCGGAATCCTCCTTGGTACTGGACTGGTTTTCGCCATCCAGGGCGCCGTCTTTGGTGGCCAGCTGCTCTTTGACAAGGATCCCGAGGTACGGTCACGCACCAGCTACCTCTTGCAGATCTACGGAGGGTACTTTTTGATGCTGCTCCTGTTCTGCATGTTTTGTCTCAACTGTGCCATCTGGACGCGGAACAAGATCAACTACCCCTTCATCTTCGAATTCGATACCCGGCACAATCTCGACTGGCGGCAGCTCGCCGAGTTCCCTAGCTTGTTCACTTTCATCTTTGGAGTATTCATATGGCTCAACTTTAGCGAGTACGGCACGAACGAGGTGTATGAATACTATCCCGTGGTCCTGATTGCTATTTCCGTCCTCATCATCTTCCTCCCCGCGCCCATTTTCATGGCAAGGAGTCGAAGGTGGTTCGCGTACGCTCAT TGGCGCCTGTTGCTGGCTGGTTTGTACCCAGTCGAGTTCCGAGACTTCTTCCTCGGCGATATCTACTGTTCCTTGACATACGCCATGTGT AACGTTGAGCTGTTCTTCTGTATATATGCCAACGCCTGGGAGAACCCAGCCCAGTGCAACTCCAGCCACTCCCGGCTGCTCGGCTTCCTAGGCGCCCTGCCTCCGATCTGGCGTTTCCTACAATGTCTGCGTCGTTACAAGGACACGAGGAACATCTTCCCTCACCTCGTCAACGGCGGCAAATACACAATGTCCATCATGGCCGCCGTCTCCCTCTCCATGTACCGCATCAACAACACCCACGGCCACCTCGCCATGTTCATAACCTTTTCCTCCATCAACGCAATCTACACAT CAATCTGGGACCTCTTCATGGACTTCTCCCTTCTCCAACCCCAATCCCGGCACTGGCTCCTCCGCGACATCACGGCCCTCAAGAAACGCTGGCCCTACTACTTCATCATGGTCATCGACCCCATCCTCCGCTTCGCCTGGATCTTTTACGCAATCTTCACCCACGACACGCAACACTCCACCATCGTCTCCTTCCTCGTCGCCATGGCCGAGGTCTCCCGCCGCGGCATGTGGACCCTCTTCCGCGTCGAAAACGAACACTGCGCAAACGTCGCGCAATATAAAGCCTCCCGCGACGTTCCCCTCCCCTATCGCATCGAACCCCTCGTCGCGCCCCGGTCTTCGATTGAAAGTGACGCTGGTAAAGATGGCAAGGTACCAGAGGAAACGACCAGCGAGGCCGCAGTAGCGCCCGCTGCTTCtaccggcggcggcgctaCGACCACATCAGCTACCACAACCGCCAGACCGGCGGCATCATCCGACCCCCGCGCCGAGGAATCCGGCACGCTAAGACAGAGAGTCATGTCCGGCATCGCGCCCATCCAGCGCAGCTTCTCCAAGATCATTGCCGAGGCGCACAGGCAGGATTTCGAAAAGAGGAGGAAGCCCGTCGACGCGGAGACGGAGCAGCTCGAAGAGGCGGGCGGGATGGCGagcgatgacgacgacgaagggTCTGCTTCtgacgatgacgaggagGGGATCCGGTCGGGCGGGTCGGAGGCGGATTCAATGGAGATTCGGCAGGTGAACAGTCTTGTGCGCGATCGTGGGGGACGGTCGATCCATCATAATTAG
- a CDS encoding methyltransferase domain-containing protein: protein MAVNDDDVLAANENVNDNSSLSHQSLASSTTSVASSILEYRIENGRTYHKYKDGSKLSDATTFMLQHHSQDKSTICPTTIKKSIDSHNLFIRTFDDRLGTAPPNLRDSNVRRVLDVGTGSGIWAIDFGDEHPDAEASCRLGHGTSVPPNVQFQVEDIEEDWHFSLPFDYIHSRMMTGSIADWKIYLRRCFDNLNPGGYLELNDIDAIPLSDDGTLTEECTLKKSFSLWSEAIATLGSPFEKFNRLEGVLAEVGFEDVRVERFKWPTNSWPKDPKFRELGIWNHENIAPHLEGMFMAGITRGLNWTEQEVHELAVKARKGFDDTSIHAYFQIHTMQTPNDEHLAADETDTDGSSVSNASLASSTTSVTSSILEYRIENGRTYHKYKDGKYAAPNDERESDRLDLQHNLFIRTFDDRLGSAPPNDRDAKVGRVLDIGTGSGIWAIDFGDEHPESEAGGPISSVSVRESTQANFLYSVPPNVQFEIDDVEEPWLFSRPFDYIHSRMMTGSIRNWRQFLQNCFDNLNPGGYLELNDIDAVPVSDDGTLTEDTSLMKSVRLCCEAIAKLGVPYEHFSRFEGVLKEIGFEDVHIQRFKWPTNSWPKDKKHKEIGIWNYENFAPNWEGFLMAPLTRALDWTKEEVIILAMEARKDFANRNIHAYYNMWGILTIRLIIELT, encoded by the exons ATGGCAGTTAATGATGATGATGTACTGGCGGCAAATGAG AATGTCAACGACAATTCCTCCCTGAGCCAT CAAAGTCTCGCTTCATCGACAACAAGCGTAGCCAGCTCAATTCTCGAGTACCGCATCGAGAACGGCCGGACGTATCACAAATACAAAGACGGAAGTAAGCTCTCGGACGCAACTACTTTCATGCTGCAGCATCACTCACAAGACAAGAGTACAATCTGCCCAACGACGATAAAGAAATCGATCGACTCG CACAACCTTTTCATCCGGACCTTCGACGACAGACTAGGAACCGCACCACCCAACCTACGAGACTCCAACGTCAGGAGGGTCTTGGACGTGGGCACCGGTTCGGGTATTTGGGCAATCGACTTTGGTGATGAGCATCCCGATGCCGAGGCAAGTTGTAGACTGGGTCACGGAACGAG TGTGCCGCCAAATGTGCAGTTCCAGGTCGAAGATATCGAAGAGGACTGGCACTTCTCGCTGCCCTTTGACTACATCCACAGCCGAATGATGACGGGTAGCATCGCAGACTGGAAGATCTATCTCCGCCGTTGCTTCGA CAACCTCAACCCAGGAGGTTACCTCGAACTCAACGACATTGATGCAATCCCCCTCTCCGATGACGGCACCCTCACCGAGGAATGCACCCTTAAGAAGAGCTTCAGCCTCTGGTCCGAAGCTATCGCAACCCTCGGGTCCCCGTTTGAGAAGTTTAACCGCCTAGAAGGCGTCCTGGCCGAGGTCGGGTTCGAGGACGTTCGCGTTGAGCGGTTCAAGTGGCCGACGAATAGCTGGCCAAAAGACCCTAAGTTCAGGGAGTTGGGGATCTGGAATCATGAAAATATTGCGCCACACTTGGAGGGCATGTTCATGGCTGGGATTACCCGCGGATTGAACTGGACCGAGCAGGAAGTTCACGAACTTGCTGTCAAGGCGCGAAAGGGCTTTGATGATACGAGCATACATGCTTACTTCCAGAT TCATACCATGCAAACACCGAATGATGAACATCTGGCGGCTGACGAG ACTGACACCGATGGCTCATCGGTGAGCAAT GCAAGCCTGGCTTCGTCTACAACGAGTGTGACCAGTTCTATTCTGGAATATCGCATTGAAAATGGGCGAACCTACCACAAGTATAAGGACGGCA AGTACGCCGCCCCTAACGACGAGAGGGAAAGTGATCGCCTTG ACCTTCAACACAATTTATTCATCCGGACGTTTGATGATCGACTCGGTAGTGCGCCACCAAACGATCGAGACGCAAAGGTCGGCAGAGTGCTCGACATCGGCACCGGATCCGGAATCTGGGCCATTGACTTTGGCGACGAACACCCAGAATCCGAGGCAGGAGGACCTATCTCATCAGTATCAGTAAGAGAATCCACACAAGCTAATTTCCTTTACAG CGTGCCACCGAATGTGCAGTTCGAAATCGACGACGTCGAGGAGCCGTGGCTGTTCTCGAGGCCTTTCGATTACATCCATAGTCGCATGATGACGGGCAGCATCAGAAACTGGAGACAATTCCTCCAGAACTGCTTCGA TAACCTCAACCCCGGCGGCTACCTTGAGCTCAACGACATCGACGCCGTACCCGTCTCAGACGACGGGACCCTCACGGAGGATACCTCGCTGATGAAAAGCGTTCGTCTCTGCTGCGAAGCGATCGCCAAGTTAGGGGTCCCCTACGAGCATTTCAGCCGTTTCGAGGGCGTTCTCAAGGAGATTGGCTTCGAGGACGTGCACATCCAGCGATTCAAATGGCCCACCAACAGTTGGCCCAAGGATAAGAAGCACAAGGAGATTGGGATCTGGAACTACGAGAACTTTGCTCCTAATTGGGAGGGCTTTCTTATGGCGCCGCTGACCCGAGCTCTCGACTGGACGAAAGAAGAGGTCATTATACTCGCCATGGAGGCTCGGAAAGACTTTGCGAACAGGAACATTCATGCTTACTATAACATGTGGGGTATTCTTACTATCCGGCTTATCATTGAGCTAACTTGA